The genomic DNA TCCCTGGGTACAAGAAAACCCAGGGCTCACCTTGTAGGGCATGAACCCGTCCGGATTGATCGAGGGAGTACGCGTCGCGGCCTTGCCGCTCACGAACGAGGACACGGACTTCGATGCGCTTCTGGAAGGCATCGGGGACGCGCGCTTCGTGCTGCTGGGAGAGGCGACCCACGGCACGCACGAGTTCTACGCGGCCCGGGCCCTGCTCACCCGCCGGCTCATCACCGAGCGCGGATTCCGCGCGGTGGCGGTGGAGGCGGACTGGCCGGACGCCCTGCGCATCAACCAGTACGTCCGGGGCGAGACGCGGGATCTCCGGGCGGAGCAGGCCCTCGGCGACTTCGAGCGCTTTCCCCGGTGGATGTGGCGCAACGCGGAGGTGCTCGGATTCGTGGAGTGGCTGCGCGAGCACAACGACTCCGTGGGCGCCCAGGGGGTGAAGACGGGCCTCTATGGGTTGGACCTCTACAGCCTGCACGCCTCGATGCGCGCGGTGGTGCACTACCTGGAGACCCGCGATCCCCGAGCGGCCCAACGCGCCCGCGAGCGCTACGCGTGCTTCGACCGCTTCGGCGCGGATGCACAAGCCTATGGCCATGCCACGTCCTACGGCTTCGCGGAGCACTGCGAGGAGGAAGTCCTCGCGCAGGTGCTGGAGTTGCGCGAGCGCCGGGTGAAGAACGAGGCGAGTGAGGAAGACGCGCTCTTCCACGCGGAACAGAACGCCCGGCTCGCCCGGGACGCGGAGGCCTACTACCGGACCATGTACGCGGGGCGGGACACGTCTTGGAACCTGCGCGACACGCACATGGCGGACACCGCGGAGGCCCTGTCCGAGTTCTTGAGCCAGCGCCATGGCGAGCCCGCCCGCATGGTCATCTGGGCCCACAACTCGCACCTGGGCGATGCACGCGCCACGCAGATGGGAGACCAGGGGGAGCTGAACCTGGGCCAGCTCCTGCGCGAGCGGCACGGCGGGGACACGTTCAACGTGGGCTTCACCACGTA from Melittangium boletus DSM 14713 includes the following:
- a CDS encoding erythromycin esterase family protein; its protein translation is MNPSGLIEGVRVAALPLTNEDTDFDALLEGIGDARFVLLGEATHGTHEFYAARALLTRRLITERGFRAVAVEADWPDALRINQYVRGETRDLRAEQALGDFERFPRWMWRNAEVLGFVEWLREHNDSVGAQGVKTGLYGLDLYSLHASMRAVVHYLETRDPRAAQRARERYACFDRFGADAQAYGHATSYGFAEHCEEEVLAQVLELRERRVKNEASEEDALFHAEQNARLARDAEAYYRTMYAGRDTSWNLRDTHMADTAEALSEFLSQRHGEPARMVIWAHNSHLGDARATQMGDQGELNLGQLLRERHGGDTFNVGFTTYTGTVIAARRWDTPGLRRRVRPALQDSYEALFHEVGLPGFLLRMEDLGEAGAALRERRLERAIGVIYAPHSERHSHYFYADLPAQFDAVVHYDRTSALQPLDLDAGHEEEDAADTWPSGM